A single Nicotiana tabacum cultivar K326 chromosome 5, ASM71507v2, whole genome shotgun sequence DNA region contains:
- the LOC107799918 gene encoding dof zinc finger protein DOF1.8-like isoform X1, with protein MDTAQWPQEIVVKPMEEIIPKNTNTITTICSSKPSTHIERKIRPHQKDQALNCPRCNSTNTKFCYYNNYSLSQPRYFCKTCKRYWTEGGSLRSIPIGGGSRKSKKSSSTNCSSSNTVLREFSKNVVAPVLDPPKMEGSQDLNLGFSCDFKTISELIQVPNNSFMPMPISDPNSVYSSLNFSLDYGLGISGDYENNLQDVQDSTTSGRLLFPFEDLKQISNTSIDCAEENRDGESNGYWNAVLGGNGGSW; from the exons ATGGATACTGCTCAATGGCCACAG GAGATAGTGGTGAAACCCATGGAAGAGATAATACCAAAAAATACAAATACAATTACTACAATATGCTCATCAAAACCTAGTACTCATATTGAAAGGAAAATTAGGCCTCATCAAAAGGACCAAGCTTTGAATTGTCCAAGGTGCAATTCAACAAATACAAAGTTTTGTTATTACAACAACTATAGTCTTTCTCAACCAAGATATTTTTGCAAAACTTGTAAAAGATATTGGACTGAAGGTGGATCTCTTAGAAGTATTCCTATTGGTGGGGGttcaagaaaatccaaaaaatcatCATCTACAAATTGTTCTTCATCAAATACTGTGTTGCGCGAATTTTCCAAAAATGTTGTCGCGCCAGTGTTGGATCCTCCTAAGATGGAAGGGAGCCAAGATCTTAACTTGGGATTTTCCTGTGATTTCAAGACTATCTCTGAGCTAATCCAAGTACCTAATAATTCTTTTATGCCAATGCCAATTTCTGATCCAAATTCAGTTTACTCATCACTAAATTTCTCTTTGGATTATGGCCTTGGGATTAGTGGTGATTATGAAAATAATCTTCAAGATGTGCAAGATAGTACAACAAGTGGAAGACTTTTGTTTCCTTTTGAAGATCTAAAGCAAATTTCAAACACAAGTATTGATTGTGCTGAGGAAAATAGAGATGGGGAATCAAATGGCTATTGGAATGCAGTTTTAGGAGGAAATGGAGGATCTTGGTAA